The Kineothrix sp. IPX-CK genomic interval GGCTTCCGTAGCGGCTCTCACCGAAGGAAAAACCCTGCTGGTAATTGCCCACCGGCTTTCGACGATCAAGGATGCGGACAATATTGTTGTCCTGAATGACGGAAAAATAGAAGCGCAGGGAAAGCAGCAGGAGCTTCTTAAAAACTGTTCCTTATATAAAGAAATGTGGGAGTCGCACATAGGCGCTAAGAATTGGTCCGCATCGAGTGCGGGAAGGGAGGAATTATATCATGTTTAAAACGATGAGACGTATTATCCTATGGACCGGAGAGCGTAAGAAGCGCTTATACTGGGGATTCCTTTTTTCCTTCCTCCAAACGATGTTTACAGCGATGCCGATTATGGGGGCAGCTTATTTTCTGGATCTTATGATCAAGGATAGTCGGGGTGAGGTAACATTGTCACCTGTTTTGGCTCTTTGGGCACTTGCGTTTATGATTGTATGTATTCTTGGACGGTTCCTGTTTTCTTATTTGAGGGCAACCTTTCAGGAAAGTATCGCTTTTGAAAAAACAGCGGAGGAGCGCATTCGTATCGGCGACATTTTAAAACGTGTATCCCTTGGCTTCTTCGATAAAAATAATACGGGAGAGATCAGCGGGGCGGTCACCACAGATTTATCCGTTTTTGAGATGTATGCAATGAAAATGACGGATACCCTGGTGGGAGCATACATACATGCGGCTGCCATGATCCTGTGCCTTGTATTTTTCTGCTGGCAGGCGGCGCTGATTTCTATTTTGGGTATTGCGGGCTCGGGTTTCTTTCTGTACTTGTTAAGTAAAGGGAGCCATAAAAATGCCATAGTACATCAGAAGGCGCAAAATGAGTTGATTACAGCGGTAATTGAATATATTCGGGGAATCGCTGTAGTCAAAGCATATGGGCAGGAAGGAGTGGCGGTAAAGGGCATCAGGGATGCTTTCCGTTCCCATAGAAAAATAAATATTAAAATAGAACTGGATTATGTGGGCTGCAACGGAATGCACCAGCTATGCTTAAAGCTGGCCTCTGCCGCCGTCGTATTAATAACGGCCCTGATGACTATAAACGGCTCCTTGTCGCTGCCTGTTTTTCTTATGATGGCTATTTTTTCCTTCGAATTGTTCTCCCAGGTAGAGCAGGTCAATAATGCGGCTCATACCATGGAGCTTATGGAGACAGCTATGAATAAAATCGAAGAGATTGAAAATGCCCGTTTTATTGACGCGGACTCTGTAAACAAGCCGCTTCTTAATTTTTCTGTCGGGTTTGCGGGGGTTTCCTTCGGATATGACAAGAGAAAAGTATTAGATAATATTTCATTCGAGATCCCGCAGGGCACCACTACGGCTATCGTAGGTCCTTCCGGCTCCGGCAAGACTACCGTTTGTAATCTTCTCGCCCGGTTTTACGATGTGAATGAAGGCCGTATTTTCCTTGGAGACACGGATATCAGGGAACTGACTTGTGACAGCCTGCTTGGTAATATCAGTATGGTATTCCAGAATGTCTATCTGTTTCACGATACGGTATTGAATAATATTCGCTTCGGCAAACCGGAGGCATCCATGGAGGAGATTGTTGAGGCGGCGAAGAAGGCATGCTGTCATGATTTTATTGAAAGACTGCCTGACGGGTATCATACGGTGGTGGGAGAAGGAGGTTCTTCCCTATCGGGCGGAGAAAAGCAGCGCATTTCCCTTGCCAGGGCGATTTTAAAAGATGCACCTGTTATTATTCTGGACGAGGCTACGGCCAGCGTGGACCCTGAAAACGAGCATTTGATCCAACGGGCGATTTCCGCTTTGTCCAAAGGCAAGACGATGATCGTTATCGCACACCGGCTTGCGACCATCGAAAATGCGCAGCAGATACTTGTGTTAGACGAAGGGAAAATTGTGCAGAAGGGAACTCATGCCCAACTGATAGCACAGGATGGGCTGTATAAGCGTTTTGTGGAGCTTCGAGAGAAAGCGGAAGGGTGGAAGCTGGCGTAAAATCATATGTTTTTCAAACCGTATAGCATTTCCGTCAGTATTTCTGTTATAATTAAAAAAGCTTTTTGGATTGAGCCTCCGAGTATAGCCGGAGGCTTTGTCATGTAATAGGATTAGGGTGTCGAAAGGTCCTTTTGCGAACGTCTCTAGGCAATATGTTCAAAACAAAAAGACTCCTGCTCCGAATTCCAATATATATGAAGTTCTAATTCTCAGTCTATTCGCGCCAAACATACCAGAAAACAAAAAACTCGCTGCGCTCAAACAGTTTTGTTTTCTGGTATGGCACAAATATCCAGAGAAAGAACTTCTAAATATTTACATAGGCGCAGTCGTTCTTTTTGTTTTGGTCATATTGACCAGAATGTATTTATAGAGGACCTTTTGACACCCTAATTGTAATTGGAAAGTGCTCCTATTACATAAAAAGTTACAAAGCAAATGGAGAACTGCGAAAGGATAGGATATGGATATAAGAATAATTGACAAGGCGTTCAGTGTGTGTAAGCTGCAGAATATCAATGGGATAAATTTTGAGGATGATTTTTGTTTTCTGGGGAAGACGGACGAAGAACTGTCGTTAGTTTGCGCCACGCAGTTCGTACCTCAGAATACGACAGAACGGGAGGACGGATGGAGAGCATTTCGTATCGAGGGAGTTCTGGATTTCTCGTTAATAGGAATCCTTTCGGAAATTTCGGGAATTCTGGCCGGGGCAAAAATCGGAATTTTTGTGATTTCCACCTATAATACTGACTATATATTGGTAAAGGAAAAAGACTTTGAAAAGGCTTTAGACTCCCTGAAGACAGAAGGATATCATATAAAGGGATAAATCTGAAACAATAGAGTTTTTAACAGGAGGCTTGTTCTGCATGAAAATTATTATTTCTCCTGCCAAAAAGATGAACGTAAGAGAAGATCTGCTTCCCTATGAAACCCTTCCACACTTTTTGGAGCAGGCTGAAACTTTGAAGACTTATCTGAAAACATTGGATAGGAAAACTCTTCAGCAAATATGGAAATGTAACGATGCCATCGCGGATTTGAATGAGGGACGGCTCAGAACGATGGACTTGACGAAATGTCTGACTCCTGCGGTTCTAAGTTACGAAGGGCTCCAATATCTTCATATGTCGCCATCTGTCTTTGACGATGGGCAATGGCAATATGTGAAGGAGCATTTGTGCATATTATCCGGCTTTTACGGACTTCTTCGGGCGGCCGACGGAATCGTACCCTACCGGTTGGAGATGCAGGCAAAAATCGATATGCGGAGAAACGGTGTTACTTATAACAATTTATATGATTTTTGGGCAGGGCTTATTGCCGGGAAGCTTGCCCGGGAAGAAGATATAATTGTGAATCTTGCGTCAAAGGAATACAGCAAAGCGGTGGAATCGCATCTGCCGCCGGAGACAGCGTTTATCACCTGTCAGTTTGTTGTCTGTAAGCAGGATAAGATGGGCGGAAGGAAGCTGGTCACAAAGGGAACCGAAGCAAAGATGGCCAGA includes:
- a CDS encoding ACT domain-containing protein; this encodes MDIRIIDKAFSVCKLQNINGINFEDDFCFLGKTDEELSLVCATQFVPQNTTEREDGWRAFRIEGVLDFSLIGILSEISGILAGAKIGIFVISTYNTDYILVKEKDFEKALDSLKTEGYHIKG
- the yaaA gene encoding peroxide stress protein YaaA, whose protein sequence is MKIIISPAKKMNVREDLLPYETLPHFLEQAETLKTYLKTLDRKTLQQIWKCNDAIADLNEGRLRTMDLTKCLTPAVLSYEGLQYLHMSPSVFDDGQWQYVKEHLCILSGFYGLLRAADGIVPYRLEMQAKIDMRRNGVTYNNLYDFWAGLIAGKLAREEDIIVNLASKEYSKAVESHLPPETAFITCQFVVCKQDKMGGRKLVTKGTEAKMARGEMVRFMAERSIEEAEGLKTFDRLGYCYEEELSDSAVYVFVKRPDKAI
- a CDS encoding ABC transporter ATP-binding protein yields the protein MFKTMRRIILWTGERKKRLYWGFLFSFLQTMFTAMPIMGAAYFLDLMIKDSRGEVTLSPVLALWALAFMIVCILGRFLFSYLRATFQESIAFEKTAEERIRIGDILKRVSLGFFDKNNTGEISGAVTTDLSVFEMYAMKMTDTLVGAYIHAAAMILCLVFFCWQAALISILGIAGSGFFLYLLSKGSHKNAIVHQKAQNELITAVIEYIRGIAVVKAYGQEGVAVKGIRDAFRSHRKINIKIELDYVGCNGMHQLCLKLASAAVVLITALMTINGSLSLPVFLMMAIFSFELFSQVEQVNNAAHTMELMETAMNKIEEIENARFIDADSVNKPLLNFSVGFAGVSFGYDKRKVLDNISFEIPQGTTTAIVGPSGSGKTTVCNLLARFYDVNEGRIFLGDTDIRELTCDSLLGNISMVFQNVYLFHDTVLNNIRFGKPEASMEEIVEAAKKACCHDFIERLPDGYHTVVGEGGSSLSGGEKQRISLARAILKDAPVIILDEATASVDPENEHLIQRAISALSKGKTMIVIAHRLATIENAQQILVLDEGKIVQKGTHAQLIAQDGLYKRFVELREKAEGWKLA